One window from the genome of Streptomyces sp. WZ-12 encodes:
- a CDS encoding LON peptidase substrate-binding domain-containing protein, whose protein sequence is MSSLRLPLFPLNSVLFPGLVLPLNVFEARYRAMMRDLLDRPEDDRRFAVVAIRDGREVAPTAQGLPDDTAPTATGPAAGFGDDPIRAFHTVGCVADAATIREKSSGDGYEVLATGTTRVRLSSVDASGPYLTGELTPLEEDDGEGAGALASGVVRAFRTYQKRLAWANERTLASGQDLPADPSVLSYLVAAAAVLDVPAKQQLLEVPDTAGRLRQELKLLRTESAVIGKLPSLPAVELTRQPTSPN, encoded by the coding sequence GTGTCCTCCCTGCGTCTGCCCCTGTTCCCGCTCAACTCGGTGCTGTTCCCGGGCCTGGTGCTGCCGCTGAACGTCTTCGAGGCGCGCTACCGCGCGATGATGCGCGACCTGCTGGACCGGCCCGAGGACGACCGCCGGTTCGCGGTGGTCGCCATCCGGGACGGCCGGGAGGTCGCCCCGACCGCGCAGGGCCTGCCGGACGACACCGCGCCGACCGCCACCGGCCCGGCCGCGGGCTTCGGCGACGATCCGATCCGGGCCTTCCACACCGTCGGCTGCGTCGCGGACGCGGCGACCATCCGGGAGAAGTCCTCCGGCGACGGCTACGAGGTCCTGGCCACCGGCACCACCCGGGTCCGGCTGTCCTCGGTGGACGCCTCCGGGCCGTACCTGACCGGTGAGTTGACGCCGCTTGAGGAGGACGACGGGGAGGGCGCGGGCGCGCTGGCCTCCGGAGTGGTGCGGGCCTTCCGCACCTACCAGAAGCGGCTGGCGTGGGCGAACGAGCGGACCCTGGCCAGCGGCCAGGACCTGCCCGCCGACCCGTCGGTGCTGTCGTACCTGGTGGCCGCCGCGGCGGTGCTGGACGTGCCCGCCAAGCAGCAGTTGCTGGAGGTGCCGGACACCGCGGGCCGGCTGCGGCAGGAGCTGAAACTGCTGCGCACGGAGTCGGCGGTGATCGGTAAGCTCCCGTCGCTGCCGGCGGTGGAGCTGACCCGGCAGCCGACCAGTCCCAACTGA
- a CDS encoding oxidoreductase, with product MTGARDGDAPADLRLTSAEWSMWQAFRNGSSCNLHTGDPSRDDPHGQHLWGPERRIRARVVALLLLDGPPAQPGRVPGLKLTGAYITDTLDLAGGTIKPFVELRDCRFEAEVLLPESRFTTLRLVNCAIPRLEAARLHSEGDLHLPRCVVHSGIRLTDAHIGTDLMLNQVVVHKDRQGRSIMADGLTVAQDLQAEMLESYGELSLRGATVGVSLSLRGSHLSNPFGRRALNAPQLTVERTLYLTAAGLANSPFSSGATPPYGITHTPARGTRMQRFECEGGVRLDDGRFGDAVDLEHARFIMESDQELSLRRIQTPELRFLGERPQRGRVILSGARVVNLVDKSASWPGLGGLMMAGFSYETLIPRGHFPLALRLQWVAAATPEYAPEPYEMLATSLRAMGEDADAREVLLAKQRRRRETLPLAAKAWGFLQDWTVAYGYRPGRAALWMAILWAIGTAYFSSNPPEPLKHDEMPHWNPYLYSLDLLLPLVDLHQGDAWAPAGTAQWVSAVMILAGWVLATTMATGASRLLQRQ from the coding sequence GTGACCGGAGCCAGGGACGGCGACGCGCCCGCCGACCTGCGACTGACGTCCGCGGAATGGAGCATGTGGCAGGCGTTCCGCAACGGCAGTAGCTGCAACCTGCACACCGGCGACCCGTCCCGGGACGACCCGCACGGGCAGCACCTGTGGGGCCCGGAGCGCCGGATCAGGGCCCGGGTGGTGGCGCTGTTGCTGCTCGACGGGCCGCCGGCGCAGCCCGGGCGGGTGCCCGGGCTGAAGCTCACCGGGGCGTACATCACGGACACTCTCGACCTTGCGGGCGGCACGATCAAGCCATTCGTGGAGCTGCGGGACTGCCGCTTCGAGGCCGAGGTGCTGCTGCCGGAGAGCCGGTTCACCACCCTGCGGTTGGTGAACTGCGCGATACCCCGGCTGGAGGCCGCCCGGCTGCACAGCGAGGGCGATCTGCACCTGCCGCGCTGCGTGGTGCACTCCGGCATCCGGCTCACCGACGCGCACATCGGCACCGATCTGATGCTCAATCAGGTCGTGGTGCACAAGGACCGGCAGGGCCGCTCGATCATGGCCGACGGGCTGACCGTCGCCCAGGACCTCCAGGCCGAGATGCTGGAGTCCTACGGCGAGCTGTCGCTGCGCGGCGCCACCGTCGGGGTGTCGCTGAGCCTGCGCGGCAGTCACCTGAGCAATCCGTTCGGCCGCCGGGCGCTGAACGCCCCCCAACTGACCGTCGAGCGCACCCTCTACCTCACCGCCGCCGGCCTGGCCAACTCCCCGTTCTCCAGCGGCGCCACGCCCCCGTACGGCATCACCCACACCCCGGCCCGCGGCACCCGCATGCAGCGCTTCGAGTGCGAGGGCGGGGTGCGACTGGACGACGGGCGGTTCGGGGACGCGGTGGACCTGGAGCACGCGCGCTTCATCATGGAGTCCGACCAGGAGCTGTCGCTGCGCCGGATCCAGACGCCGGAGCTGCGCTTCCTGGGCGAGCGCCCGCAGCGGGGCCGGGTGATCCTCTCCGGTGCCCGGGTCGTCAACCTGGTCGACAAGTCGGCGAGTTGGCCGGGGCTGGGCGGGCTGATGATGGCCGGCTTCTCCTACGAGACGCTGATCCCGCGCGGTCACTTCCCGCTGGCGCTGCGCCTGCAGTGGGTGGCCGCGGCGACCCCGGAGTACGCGCCGGAGCCGTACGAGATGCTGGCCACCTCGCTGCGCGCCATGGGCGAGGACGCGGACGCCCGGGAGGTGCTGCTGGCCAAGCAGCGGCGGCGGCGCGAGACGCTGCCGCTGGCGGCGAAGGCGTGGGGCTTCCTCCAGGACTGGACGGTGGCCTACGGCTACCGCCCGGGGCGGGCCGCGCTGTGGATGGCGATCCTGTGGGCGATCGGCACCGCGTACTTCTCCTCGAACCCGCCGGAACCGCTCAAGCACGACGAGATGCCGCACTGGAACCCGTACCTGTACTCCCTGGATCTGCTGCTGCCGTTGGTCGATCTCCATCAGGGCGACGCCTGGGCGCCGGCCGGCACCGCCCAGTGGGTCTCGGCGGTGATGATCCTGGCCGGGTGGGTGCTGGCCACGACCATGGCGACCGGTGCGTCCCGGCTGCTCCAGCGGCAGTAG
- a CDS encoding ABC transporter permease, with the protein MVSAEAVTGTKAATEGDGCVPLAPRARLLPALGAVYRAQLSRARVARIPLLFVATFQSVGIMVLLRGVVSGGDPAHSVVSGSAVLVVAFVALNLLAQYFGQLRAGGGLDHYATLPVPPAAVVLGAAAAYASFTVPGAVVTAVTGCLLFHLPMAHLWVLVAVVPLSGAALSGLGAALGLLAPRQELATLGGQLGMSAALLLGVLPADRMPAPIGWARDLLPSTYGVEALARTFGPHPDWLAVGADLGICAAVGVLSLAVATWAYRRAAVR; encoded by the coding sequence GTGGTTTCCGCGGAGGCGGTGACCGGTACGAAGGCGGCGACGGAGGGCGACGGGTGCGTCCCGCTCGCGCCCCGGGCCCGGCTGCTGCCCGCGCTCGGCGCCGTCTACCGCGCCCAGCTCTCCCGGGCCCGGGTCGCCCGGATACCGCTGCTGTTCGTCGCCACCTTCCAGTCCGTCGGGATCATGGTGCTGCTGCGCGGCGTGGTCAGCGGCGGCGACCCGGCCCACTCGGTGGTCTCCGGCTCCGCGGTGCTGGTCGTCGCCTTCGTCGCGCTGAACCTGCTCGCCCAGTACTTCGGCCAACTGCGGGCCGGCGGCGGCCTCGACCACTACGCGACGCTGCCGGTGCCGCCGGCCGCCGTGGTGCTCGGCGCGGCCGCCGCGTACGCCTCGTTCACGGTGCCGGGCGCGGTGGTCACCGCGGTCACCGGCTGTCTGCTCTTCCACCTGCCGATGGCGCACCTGTGGGTGCTGGTCGCGGTGGTGCCGCTCTCCGGGGCGGCGCTGTCCGGGCTCGGCGCGGCCCTCGGGCTGCTCGCCCCGCGGCAGGAACTCGCCACCCTCGGCGGCCAGTTGGGGATGTCGGCGGCGCTGCTGCTGGGCGTGCTGCCGGCCGACCGGATGCCCGCACCGATCGGCTGGGCCCGCGACCTGCTGCCCTCGACCTACGGCGTGGAGGCGCTGGCCCGCACCTTCGGCCCGCATCCGGACTGGCTGGCGGTCGGCGCCGACCTGGGCATCTGCGCCGCCGTCGGGGTGCTCTCGCTGGCCGTGGCGACCTGGGCGTACCGCCGGGCGGCGGTACGCTGA
- the ybaK gene encoding Cys-tRNA(Pro) deacylase: MAKKAKQGKKGGAQTGGTPATVALTAAGVPFTVHAYAHDPAAASYGEEAAQALGVAPDQVFKTLLADVDGALTVAVVPVSGSLDLKALATAVGGKRAAMADPAAAERSTGYVVGGISPLGQRKRLPTVVDASAEGRPTVCVSAGRRGLEVELAPADLVALTGARVAPIARE, from the coding sequence GTGGCGAAGAAGGCGAAGCAGGGGAAGAAGGGCGGCGCGCAGACCGGCGGCACGCCCGCGACGGTGGCGTTGACCGCCGCCGGCGTCCCGTTCACGGTGCACGCCTACGCGCACGACCCGGCGGCCGCGTCGTACGGCGAGGAGGCCGCGCAGGCGCTCGGGGTCGCCCCCGACCAGGTGTTCAAGACGCTGCTGGCGGACGTCGACGGGGCGCTGACGGTGGCCGTGGTGCCGGTCTCCGGTTCACTGGACCTGAAGGCGCTGGCCACCGCGGTGGGCGGCAAGCGGGCCGCGATGGCCGATCCGGCGGCGGCCGAGCGCAGCACCGGCTATGTGGTCGGCGGGATCTCGCCGCTGGGGCAGCGCAAGCGCTTGCCCACCGTGGTGGACGCCTCGGCCGAGGGCCGACCCACGGTGTGCGTCTCGGCCGGACGGCGCGGTCTGGAGGTCGAGTTGGCCCCGGCCGACCTGGTCGCACTGACCGGCGCACGGGTCGCACCGATCGCGCGGGAGTGA
- the hisD gene encoding histidinol dehydrogenase, which translates to MISRIDLRGAALPEGAALRDLLPRAEFDVEAALEKVRPICEDVHHRGTAALIEYARRFDGVEIERVKVPAEALTEALDALDPKVRAALEESIRRARTVHREQRRTDVTTKVVPGGTVTERWVPVERVGLYVPGGRSVYPSSVVMNVVPAQEAGVGSLAVASPPQADFGGLPHPTILAACALLGVDEVYAAGGAQAVAMFAYGTDECAPVNLVTGPGNIYVAAAKRLLRGRIGIDSEAGPTEIAVLADATADPVHVAADLISQAEHDPMAAAVLVTDSEELADRTERELLPQVEASKHIEDRIVPALSGRQSAIVLVDGLDEGLKVVDAYGAEHLEVQTADAAAVAARVRNAGAIFVGPYAPVSLGDYCAGSNHVLPTGGCACHSSGLSVQSFLRGIHVVDYSREALAEVAHHVVTLAEAEDLPAHGAAITARFAGGEHDRRSGWTVPQSK; encoded by the coding sequence GTGATCTCCCGAATCGATCTGCGTGGCGCCGCCCTCCCCGAGGGTGCCGCCCTGCGCGACCTGCTGCCCCGTGCCGAGTTCGACGTGGAAGCCGCCCTGGAGAAGGTGCGGCCGATCTGCGAGGACGTGCATCATCGCGGCACCGCGGCGCTGATCGAGTACGCGCGGCGGTTCGACGGTGTCGAGATCGAGCGGGTCAAGGTCCCGGCGGAGGCGCTCACCGAGGCCCTCGACGCGCTGGACCCGAAGGTCCGCGCGGCCCTGGAGGAGTCCATCCGGCGCGCCCGGACCGTCCACCGCGAGCAGCGCCGCACCGACGTCACCACCAAGGTCGTGCCCGGCGGCACGGTCACCGAGCGCTGGGTCCCGGTCGAGCGGGTCGGCCTCTACGTCCCCGGCGGCCGGTCGGTCTACCCGTCCTCCGTCGTCATGAACGTCGTCCCCGCCCAGGAGGCCGGCGTCGGCTCGCTCGCCGTCGCCTCCCCGCCGCAGGCCGACTTCGGCGGCCTGCCGCACCCCACCATCCTGGCCGCCTGCGCCCTGCTCGGCGTCGACGAGGTCTACGCCGCCGGCGGCGCCCAGGCCGTCGCGATGTTCGCCTACGGCACCGACGAGTGCGCCCCGGTCAATCTGGTCACCGGCCCCGGCAACATCTACGTCGCCGCCGCCAAGCGCCTCCTCAGGGGCCGGATCGGCATCGACTCCGAGGCCGGGCCCACCGAGATCGCGGTCCTCGCCGACGCCACCGCCGACCCGGTGCACGTCGCCGCCGACCTGATCAGCCAGGCCGAGCACGACCCGATGGCCGCCGCCGTCCTGGTCACCGACTCCGAGGAGTTGGCCGACCGCACGGAGCGGGAGCTTCTCCCGCAGGTCGAGGCCAGCAAGCACATCGAGGACCGGATCGTGCCGGCGCTGTCCGGCCGGCAGTCCGCGATCGTCCTGGTCGACGGCCTCGACGAGGGCCTGAAGGTCGTCGACGCCTATGGCGCCGAGCACCTGGAGGTCCAGACCGCCGACGCCGCCGCGGTCGCCGCCCGGGTCCGCAACGCCGGCGCGATCTTCGTCGGCCCCTACGCCCCGGTCTCGCTCGGCGACTACTGCGCCGGCTCCAACCACGTCCTGCCCACCGGCGGTTGCGCCTGCCACTCCTCCGGCCTGTCCGTCCAGTCGTTCCTGCGCGGCATCCACGTCGTGGACTACAGCCGCGAGGCGCTGGCCGAGGTCGCCCACCACGTGGTGACCCTCGCCGAGGCCGAGGACCTCCCGGCCCACGGCGCGGCGATCACGGCGCGTTTTGCCGGCGGCGAACACGACCGGCGCAGTGGCTGGACGGTCCCCCAGAGCAAGTGA
- a CDS encoding ABC transporter ATP-binding protein, whose translation MKTGAKQVDHGAPVCVVRDLVKTYPALRGRRGADRAPAVRASDGISLDVRRGEIFGLLGPNGAGKSTLVRQLTALLRPDSGSITVLGHDLVRHPERAARLLGYLGQESTALDELTVALAVETTGRLRGLDARTARAERDAVLDELDLGPLAGRALKKLSGGQRRLACFATVLIGERPLLVLDEPTTGMDPVARRAVWAAVDRRRAERGATVVLVTHNVLEAESVLDRVAVIDRGRVIACDTPGRLKELVGEEVRLELVWRDRPPLDVPEVAALAADARVSGRRWTLRLPADRARAAVTAVTAGPAFAALDDFTLATPSLEDVYVSLGGRAEGLVKA comes from the coding sequence GTGAAGACGGGCGCAAAACAGGTGGACCACGGCGCACCGGTGTGTGTCGTGCGGGACCTGGTCAAGACCTATCCCGCGCTGCGCGGCCGGCGCGGGGCGGACCGGGCACCCGCGGTGCGGGCCAGCGACGGCATCAGCCTCGACGTCCGGCGCGGCGAGATCTTCGGGTTGCTCGGCCCCAACGGCGCCGGCAAGTCGACCCTGGTCCGGCAGCTCACCGCGCTGCTGCGGCCGGACTCCGGCAGCATCACCGTCCTCGGCCACGACCTGGTGCGGCACCCCGAGCGGGCCGCCCGACTGCTCGGCTACCTCGGGCAGGAGTCGACCGCGCTGGACGAACTGACCGTCGCGCTCGCCGTGGAGACCACCGGCCGGCTGCGCGGCCTGGACGCCCGCACCGCCCGCGCCGAACGGGACGCCGTCCTCGACGAGCTGGACCTCGGCCCGCTCGCCGGCCGGGCGTTGAAGAAGCTCTCCGGCGGCCAGCGCCGACTGGCCTGCTTCGCCACCGTGCTGATCGGCGAGCGGCCGCTGCTGGTGCTGGACGAGCCGACGACCGGCATGGACCCGGTCGCCCGGCGCGCGGTGTGGGCCGCGGTGGACCGCCGCCGCGCCGAGCGGGGCGCCACCGTCGTCCTGGTCACCCACAACGTGCTGGAGGCCGAGAGCGTGCTCGACCGGGTCGCGGTGATCGACCGGGGCCGGGTGATCGCCTGCGACACGCCGGGCCGGCTGAAGGAACTGGTGGGGGAGGAGGTCCGGTTGGAGCTGGTCTGGCGGGACCGGCCCCCGCTCGACGTGCCCGAGGTCGCCGCGCTGGCCGCCGACGCCCGGGTGTCCGGCCGCCGCTGGACCCTGCGGCTCCCCGCCGACCGGGCCCGCGCCGCGGTCACCGCGGTCACCGCCGGGCCCGCCTTCGCGGCGCTGGACGACTTCACCCTGGCCACGCCCAGTCTGGAGGACGTCTACGTCTCCCTGGGCGGCCGTGCCGAGGGGTTGGTGAAGGCGTGA
- a CDS encoding ABC transporter permease codes for MTAPQTPHDNQPPDDPHGATADPEGGPEFARELREGVLIALAVAVSGVLLGVLWAWLAPRVPLIADTHNVYLKNTEGEEAIGADGTFFLLALGFGLVTAAAVFLFRRRGGIPLVVALAVGGLLGAVLGWATGMWLGPTPDVVAHAKQVGPGVVFDGPLRLQAKGALLAWPVAGMAALIALTGLFGPRDPEDAVVPDWSGHHHQPPAAG; via the coding sequence GTGACCGCACCGCAGACGCCCCACGACAACCAACCGCCCGACGACCCGCACGGCGCCACAGCCGACCCCGAAGGCGGCCCCGAATTCGCCCGCGAACTGCGCGAAGGCGTGCTGATCGCGCTGGCGGTCGCGGTGAGCGGGGTCCTGCTGGGCGTGCTGTGGGCCTGGCTGGCGCCGCGGGTGCCGCTGATCGCCGACACCCACAACGTCTACCTGAAGAACACCGAGGGTGAGGAGGCGATCGGCGCCGACGGCACCTTCTTCCTGTTGGCGCTCGGGTTCGGCCTGGTCACCGCGGCCGCGGTCTTCCTCTTCCGGCGGCGCGGCGGCATCCCGCTGGTGGTCGCGCTGGCCGTCGGCGGGCTGCTGGGCGCCGTGCTGGGCTGGGCGACCGGCATGTGGCTGGGGCCCACCCCGGACGTGGTCGCGCACGCCAAGCAGGTCGGCCCCGGGGTCGTCTTCGACGGTCCGCTGCGGCTCCAGGCCAAGGGCGCGCTGCTGGCCTGGCCGGTCGCCGGGATGGCCGCGCTGATCGCGCTGACCGGGCTGTTCGGGCCGCGCGACCCGGAGGACGCGGTGGTGCCCGACTGGTCCGGGCACCACCACCAGCCGCCGGCGGCGGGCTGA